The following are encoded in a window of Thermoanaerobacter ethanolicus JW 200 genomic DNA:
- a CDS encoding aspartate carbamoyltransferase catalytic subunit produces the protein MNRKDLLGIKDLSKEEILEVLDTAKEMKKILNGEKYSQILKGKTIVTIFFEPSTRTRLSFEMAAKYLGAHYGNIEVATSSVAKGESLIDTIRTVEMMKADVIITRHNMSGAPHLMAKYTDASIINAGDGINEHPTQALLDMMTIREKKKSFEGLKVAIIGDIMHSRVARSNIWGLKKMGAEVRVAGPSTLMPPQIEKMGVKAYYNVEEAIKDADVVMGLRIQLERQKSGLFPSIDEYREYFGINKERMKLAKADAILMHPGPINRNVEVTSEAANAEYSVIEEQVTNGVAVRMALLKILCERRN, from the coding sequence GTGAATAGAAAAGATCTGTTAGGTATTAAGGATTTATCGAAAGAAGAAATACTGGAAGTTTTAGACACTGCAAAGGAGATGAAAAAAATTCTAAATGGAGAAAAATATTCACAGATACTAAAGGGAAAGACAATTGTGACGATTTTTTTCGAACCTAGCACGAGGACAAGACTATCTTTTGAGATGGCAGCAAAGTATTTAGGCGCTCATTACGGCAATATAGAAGTGGCAACCAGCAGTGTTGCTAAAGGGGAGTCTTTAATAGACACCATAAGGACTGTTGAGATGATGAAGGCGGATGTGATAATAACAAGGCACAACATGAGTGGAGCGCCGCATCTTATGGCAAAATACACAGATGCCTCTATCATAAACGCAGGAGATGGTATAAATGAACATCCCACCCAAGCCTTGTTGGACATGATGACAATCAGAGAAAAGAAAAAAAGCTTTGAAGGATTAAAAGTGGCGATAATAGGAGACATTATGCACAGTAGAGTTGCACGGTCAAATATATGGGGACTTAAAAAGATGGGGGCGGAAGTGAGAGTTGCAGGCCCTTCCACCTTGATGCCACCCCAAATAGAAAAGATGGGAGTTAAAGCTTACTACAATGTAGAAGAAGCTATAAAGGATGCGGATGTAGTGATGGGACTAAGAATTCAATTGGAAAGGCAAAAAAGTGGACTATTCCCATCAATTGACGAATACAGAGAATATTTTGGGATAAATAAAGAGAGAATGAAACTTGCAAAAGCTGATGCGATATTGATGCATCCAGGACCTATAAACAGAAATGTTGAAGTTACTTCAGAAGCAGCAAATGCTGAGTATTCTGTCATAGAAGAACAGGTAACGAATGGTGTCGCTGTCAGGATGGCACTTTTAAAAATACTTTGTGAAAGGAGAAATTAA